The region CTTGCTTTTGATTACCATGTGTGTGGCGCAGTTGACTGAGGTGTTTGTGGAACGCGCACGCTTGaccatcaaatctgccacctcaattaatgagggagatctgatggccctggatttttcactttttttgattttccttttaattgtgttattttgtttaattcataataaatccatttttaatccaaaaaatatgggactttcaccaaaaaatttcaaataattttctattccatattatgaattaaaattattttttggattgattttggtatttttcatgaattatgTGTTTTTGTGGATGTATAAACATGTGTTGTTGAATGCTTTTATGATTTGGTATTGGTGAGTTATAATTGTATATCATAATTATTATGTTGATATAGTGGCCTTATAATGGGAAATGGTTACAGTTTGAAGACGAACCAGTGGTGGGTATTTCATATTTATGTTGTTGTTCCATGTCATGCATCATGTGTGTCGGTGATAGATGTAAGGACTTCGATCCAGTGATGGGTCGCTGGTTCAGAAGGGGGGTCATTGACAAGTTAGGGTTCAAAAGGGAACCATTGGTGAGTGGATGAAATTAATAACATACCTATGATGTCCAAGATTAGTACCACATGCATTAAAGTCGAGATGTTGATCGCATTGCACACACATTCGCATTGTAATTTGGTTGTTGTTGTGAATAATTCATACATTGATTATTGTTATGAATGGTGTTACCCTTGATATCTTTTGCACCACTAACATATTTTGAGCGTATTCTCACCCCTGTTTGCTTTGTTTGTCATGTTTTTTACTCTCTTGGAGTACAAATAATCATGTAAAGGAATAACTTTTGTTTGAGCTGGAGGATGGAGTTGAAGCTCTAATTTATAACACTGGGACGAGAATATTTGTTAATCGTTTTGTGTTTTCGAAGTTGAGTTATTTTGTTATATGAATTACTTAATTTATTGATACAACTAAAGTATGATTGATAATTGAGTTCCACTGCTATTTACTATTACTATGTTGATGAAGTGGTATACTGAGCATGTGTAACACCGAGAATTGAGAAATTATATGTTCATATTTTATATATGAAGAGTAAgggttttagggtgttacacGAAACTCCATGGGATGATAACTCTATAACCTTCATGAGCCGAGCTCGACCTACTCTTATCATCTGTAAATTTTCCCGTGGGTTGGTGATGCTTGATGATGTCAGGCGATGGATCAGAGGTGCATGCAAACCCAAAGTGCTCATGGAGGGGACTTTTCATGCGGATCCGCGTCTCGGTGAAAACTGTCGACTTCACTGGATAGTTTGGAGTTGTGTCCGCTCGATCTCTTTAAAACTAGAGTAAGGGATACATTTCCTCAAGGTCACTTGGCAAATCTCCACTCTTTGATTCGGCATGAGGGGACCCTGTGTTAACTATGAACTTGTGATATCCCTATGTCATTAACTATGAAATTGTGGTATCTTCAACATGATTACGATAAGTATCATGTCAGCGGCGAGAGACAACGACGATGTTGAATTAGAAGATGGAATGTGAATCTTTGGCGTTATCTTCAAGGAACTTTCCTTAACTTTCTGGTGCTTCTAAAACAAATATTAATATGGATCTAGAATCCTTTCTTCTTATTCTTCGTGGAATTCCCAAGGAAAATTAGAGATATGAGGATGTGGTGAATTTCCACTAAAACGATAATCATCTGAATCAAATGCAATGGATTATCGCATTCGGCTCCGAACGCTCTTGATTCAGTGTCTTGAAGAGGTAATGAATTGGTAATTAGGAGATTTTGATATGAAACCGCAAGAATAGTAGTAGAAAGCATGACCTCGCAATTTTGTCATAACTTTTGACCATTTCAGTCGGATGTCTTTTGTTCTTTAAAAAATTTCTCAATACATAATAACCACCCGTAAGAATCTTCTTTACCATCAAACACTGGAATCACAATCTAATATAATTTGGAGTAATGAGATCCAAAATGAGAGCACCAATTATTACAAATATTGTTTGTGGGTGTTCAAGTAAATTAAAAAGCAATTACTAAAATATGCTAAACAACTTTAAAACTAACTTTTCCATTCATTACATTGATTGCTAATTACATTAACCAATCACATATTTATAACATTGACATAAATCAATTATTGATTATCTAGATCATTCTAAAAGATAGTGACTCACCATCATTAATTCTCACGGGTTTAAAGAACTTGAGCTTAGACCATTACACTCTTACACACACGCACGCTAGCTAATTGGAATTTATTCAAAGAGAAGATAGCTATAATATAGGATGAAATATCATAATACattattcatcacaatatttaATAGCCAATCTAGATATAGAAACATTTTCTTGATATGAAATGAAGAAGCAATGAACTTATAGATGCAATGGTTTTATAATGATGGGAAGACCATGTTGTGCCTGCAAAGTGAGGTTGTGAACAGGTGCATGTTGATAGTCAGGAGAAAGAgaccaagaaaacctctgaaGAATTAAAGCCATCACTGTTTTAGCTTCCAGCATTGCAAAATTTTGACCAATGCAATTTCTTGGACCCAACGAAAACGGAAGTAGTGCATTTGGGTGTTTTGCAGCCTTATATGCTCCATTTATGAATCTCATTGGATTAAACTCATTTGAATCTTCACCCCAGTATTCTTTACTTCTGTGAATCATTGCAATTGGGATCATGAGAACTGTTCCTCTTGGGATCATCAAATCTCCTAGTTTCATATCTTTTGAAGTCATTCTTCCTGTTTCTATTGCAGGACAATACAACCTTAATGCTTCCAGCAACACCATATTCACCTTAAAAGAATTTATCTATCAAATAAGtaatatttttatatataatCTAGAAAACTAAGAATGAAGAATTTAGAATATTATTACCATTTTTAGCTTTGATAGCATATCTGGATCAGGAATTTCCATGCCACAAATCTGCATGACTTCTTGTCTAAGTTTTTCTTGCCAGTCTGTATGCAAACTCAACAAAAAGACAGTCCAAACAAGTAAGCTTGAAGTGGTTTCATGACCACTAAAGAAAAATGTCTTGCACTCTTCCATGATTTCATTCATGTTCAACTTATTTGAACCGTCATTTTTTGTATCCATCATTATGCCTAGTAGATCATCTCCATAAAAGGAGCTATCTGACTGAGAATTCAACCTACTTTCGATAATGCATTTTAGTGATTTCTTCATTTTCCCATCAAGCTTCCATATCTCCAAATTTGTCCTAGTAGGAATATATCTGCATTGGCAACCCAAAACCATAATTTTTACATTGCAACAAGAATAATGCTAGCAACTAAACACTCGATATAGGTGAAATTCACTAAGGTTATTTCAACGTGAATTTCATCAATTACATTGAGTTAGGTTGCTAGGGTTTAAAAATGAATAGAGAAAAAAGAGTGAATATACTGAGTGCCAGGAATGAAAACATCAGAACTTGAAGCAACAATAAGATGTTGAAGCTTTGTTTGTGCATTAAAGGCTTCTTTTCCATGAGCAAAGCTAGTACCaaaggaagtgtgagctattatATCAGATGTTAGTTCTCGAAATTCTTCACTCACTTCTATTGTCAATGATTTGTTCTTTGCTTCAATGGCTAATTGCCTTTTCCATTCATCTAGCATGGAAATGGTACATGCTGCCATTCTCCTTACCATAACctgtcatatatatatatatatatatatatatatatatatatatatatatatatatatatatatatatatatgccaTCAAATTTTGTCATTGAGTATTGAAAAAAAATTCAGAGCAAAAACTCCAATGCGCATATATTCGTGATAATTATTTGTCATTAAATATCATAcaatttttttttagaaaaaaagTATTTTTATAATTGATGAAATGATATTtctttttatttaattatttaattaattagtGTAAAAGTATATTTCCCATGTTGATTTGTATTTAATTCCATGTTGATTTAACAAGTGTGAATGATTGAGTTCATCTGTCAAATATTCTTACGTTTGAAGTAATTTCACACCTCTCATATTATCTATGTTTCAGATTATAAGTCTTTTATTTAACGGCAAAGAAAATTTGGTAAAAATAAAgcatattatatataaaatatGGTATTTCATAACTAATGTAATTTAATTGATTTGAGGTGGTTGCGAGAGTTACTCAACTTATTTGAGTTAGTTGAATTAAAGACTAAAGGAGTTGGAGGTTTAGAGTTTCATTAATATCAAATACGTAAGTATAATATTATCTTTTTACAATTTTTCTGTAAAAAAATTAGAGTGTGTTTGAATAAATAATTTTAATGATAGAAAACTTTAAAAAATAGAGAGAAAAATTttaaatctatttttttaaattgaattcATGTGGTGGTGATAATGAAGAAGCcagaaaattttatttttattttttcattctAAAAAATTGTAATTGATTGTAAAATTTGGTATTATATTCGTTTCCGtgcaaaaaaaaattaattaataaaaaaatatgattaataaaaaaaaatatgattaGTTGTTTGTAACGTTATAGGTTAAGTTTGTTTTTATGCAAGTATTTTTCTAGTAATAGATAGTCAGAAAAAAAAGTAAATTTAGGGGTTAGTTTAGACCTTGAGTTTATCCATGGAGAAAGCAGGATTGAGTATTCTTCTGTGCTTAACCCAATCCACTCCTTTCAGTAGAGCCAACCCATTTCCTATCAATGTTATTATTGAAGGCGTTGCTTTTGGTTTTTCGTAGAAACCAAATTTATCGGATAAAATCTCCTTCACCAGCTCTGCATCAGTTATGCAAATTCTAGGTTCTGTTCCATACCAATACAGAAATCTCTCTCCTGCAACATAAAAAACTAATTAAGAATAATCATGCATGGGATTATTAAGAGTTAAATATAGAAGAGAAAGTATTTAATGACCATATAAGGAGGACCATATGTGGTAGTGAGGAAGAACCCTTTGAGTAATATCATGCGAGTGTTTATCCATAATCGTTTTTCTTGCATCCTTCATCATTATTCTCATATCATGAAGAGAACCATGAAGAAACGAGTAACATGGTGGCCCCGTCACTCCTTGCTTTCGAAAGTGCTTTCTCACTGCATATGGCCTCCAAAACAGAATTAAACATACTCTCCAAATCATAATAGTGAAAATCACCATGGCTATAGCAATTAGATATCCCATTTTTGTGACTTTGTGTGTATCAGAGAAATAGAGAAAGAGTTCCTAGATTTTTAATAGGAGATTGCTTAAAGAATGGTTGAAAGATGTTGTTTATATAGATGTTCATGCGACagtttttttaaattttaataacaataattattaataatttaACTTTTGAAGATGAAAGTGACCGGAATGAACAGTAGTCAAAATGAACAATAACACAAAAAAAAGGAATTTTCACTCTACCAAGGTTTTAAACCACAATCTGTTGTTTTTCTATGCATAACTATTACCATTTGACTGCTTGTTATTACCGCATCTATCCTCACTTTTGTTcatataaatataatattattttattgATTAATTGTGCCTTGTTTATTCATTtaattttgaattaaatttgTGCATAAATTGAAATTGAGTTATAATGttattataattattttgttAAGAAATTGTATGTGAGTCTTGTTTGTTTATTTATTTAGTTTCATTCTATGATATAATTGAGTTGTTATGTCCCGTGATGGTTATAATTTTAATTAGTTTGGATTAGCCACATCATGCTTTAAATTAATTGAGATTATTTCTAAAGTTTTGAGATCACATAAATGATTGGAcataaaattgtaattaattatGTGAGGTATAATAGATTCTATTTTACAGAAATTTTCATTATATTGTATGATTAATTAGGATAAAAtgtcaaattattttcataaCTTGTCCATAGAAATAATGAGTAGGTACATAATTTGATAGTTTTATCAGAAAGTCTTAATTTTTTGGATAGAAAAACAAATTATTTCATGTACTTAAAGTATGAGGTTGTGTATGTTGTTTGAAAAATCTACcacaaaataaaataaattttattatattaaaatTTAGCCTGGGGGTAATTTTTTATGTTGCAAGATTTATTTTATGGTATGTTTATAATGATAACACATACAATTTAGAAAATATTTACGCCTCAAATTTTGACATAATTTTTTTGTATATTTTTAACTTCTCAACCTGCTAATTTTTCTGATATCCGATGTGATATTCCCGAGCTCAGGGGAGATAACTATAAGGTGTGGAAGGAAAGAATTCTCCTCTATCTAGGATGGATGGACATCGATTATGCTATTAGGAAAGATGAAGCACCTGCAATTACAAATGAAAGTACTCCAACTGTAATCGCACTATATGAGCGGTGGGAAAGATCCAACCGACTCAGTGTGTTGTTCATTAAGACTAAGGTCAGAGGTGGAATACGTAATTTCGACGATCAACATGAGAATGTCCGTGATTTGTTGAAAGTTATTGACGATCGGTTCATCACTTATGAAAAGGCTTTGGCAAGCACATTAATTATGAAATTTTCTTCCTACCGACTCACTAGTGTGGAAGGTGTGCATGAGCACATAATGAAGATGCGTGACATTTCAGCTCAACTTAAGAACTTGAGGTTGATATGTATGAGTCCTTCCTGGTGCACTACATTCTGAACTCTCTTTCGTCTGAGTATGGGGCTTTCAAGATTTCCTACAATACACATAAGGACAAATGGTCAATCAATGAGTTAATGACCATGTGTGTTCAGGAAGAAGAAAGACTTGTAATGGAATAGAGTGAGAGTGCATTCCTGACAGGCACCCGCAGGAAGAACAAAGTTGTCAAAGCTGACAAGTGTCAAACCAAAGGGAAATCCAAAATACCACTGCAAGGTGATATCAGAAAAGAAACAAAGTGTTACTTTTGTAAAAAGAGAGGACACATGAAGAAGGAATGCCTGGATTCAAAGAATGACTTGAAAAGAAAGGTTACTTATTCCCATTTGTTTGTTATGAATCTAATATGACTGATGTTAATATTAACACCTGGTGGATTGATTATGGATTAACAATCCATATAACAAATTCCTCTCAGGGTATACAAAATCTAAGGAAGCCAGTGAGAAGTGAGCAGACTGTCCTATCAAGAAGCAGAGTGGGCTCACATGTGGAAGCTATTGGaacttgcaatttaattttgaataatggttttgttttgaaattaGAAAGGACCTTTTATGTATCAAGTTTCTCACGAAATTTGATTTCAGTTTCTAGACTTGTACCTTTTGGATATTCCTTTAATTTTAAAGACACCTTGTTGGCCCACTACACAATGCCCGGTTCTCCGAACCAAAATGGTGTTGCAGAAAGAAGAAATAAAACATTATTAGATATGGTGTGGACCATGCTTAGCAACTCTAATCTTCCTAAATCATTCTGGAATGAAGCACTAAAGACGACTGTGTATATTTTCAACTGGTTTCCATCCAAGGTTGTCCCAAAGACGCCATTTGAGTTATTAAAAGGATGGAAGCCGAGTTTACGGCATATGCACGTTTGGGGATGTCCGCTTGAGGTGAGCATTTATAACCCACAAGAAAAGAAACTAGATCCGAGGACCATTAAAGGGCATTTCATTGGATATGTCGAAAGGTCCAATGGTTATAGATTTTATTGTCCATCTCACAAAACTAGGATTGTGGAGTCAAGAAATGCAAATTTTATTGAAAATCATTTGATTAGTGGGAGCGATGAAATCAAAAAAAAATTTTTGTGGATGATCATATAGAGCATGAACCTTCCCCTTCAAGTGATAAATTGGTTACTATTCACAACATCCCTCAAGTTCAAATGGATGTTAGTCAACCAATCATTGAGACTCCACAAGCTGTTGATAATCTAGTAGATCAAGTTGGTCATCAAAATGATGAACAATTAGCTGAACAACAAGATCCACAAGAAaatgttgatcaaacattatGGATGTCTACTAGGATAAGAAAATCATCTATTTATAATGATTACACTGTGTATCTACAAGAATCTAACTAGAATGTTGGAGCTGAGAATGGTCCTGACAGCTTTAGATAAGCCATGAGTTACAAAGAGTCAAATTTGTGGTATGATGCCATGAATGATGAAATGAATTCCAGGAAAAACAACGACGTATGGGATCTTGTAGAGTTATCTAATGGGGAAAAGGCCATTGG is a window of Lathyrus oleraceus cultivar Zhongwan6 chromosome 6, CAAS_Psat_ZW6_1.0, whole genome shotgun sequence DNA encoding:
- the LOC127093671 gene encoding cytochrome P450 709B2 produces the protein MGYLIAIAMVIFTIMIWRVCLILFWRPYAVRKHFRKQGVTGPPCYSFLHGSLHDMRIMMKDARKTIMDKHSHDITQRVLPHYHIWSSLYGERFLYWYGTEPRICITDAELVKEILSDKFGFYEKPKATPSIITLIGNGLALLKGVDWVKHRRILNPAFSMDKLKVMVRRMAACTISMLDEWKRQLAIEAKNKSLTIEVSEEFRELTSDIIAHTSFGTSFAHGKEAFNAQTKLQHLIVASSSDVFIPGTQYIPTRTNLEIWKLDGKMKKSLKCIIESRLNSQSDSSFYGDDLLGIMMDTKNDGSNKLNMNEIMEECKTFFFSGHETTSSLLVWTVFLLSLHTDWQEKLRQEVMQICGMEIPDPDMLSKLKMVNMVLLEALRLYCPAIETGRMTSKDMKLGDLMIPRGTVLMIPIAMIHRSKEYWGEDSNEFNPMRFINGAYKAAKHPNALLPFSLGPRNCIGQNFAMLEAKTVMALILQRFSWSLSPDYQHAPVHNLTLQAQHGLPIIIKPLHL